The DNA sequence AGCGCGGCGCGAGGAGCGACCGCACCGCTTCCTCCACCCGGGCCCACGCCGGCGAGAAGGGGGCCACCAGGTCGAAGTGCCCGGCCCCTTCGACCAGCACCAGCCGCGCGTCGTCCCCGCGCGCAGAGGCCCGCTCCGCGAATTCCCGGCTCTGCTCCACGGGGACGATGGCGTCCAGGGCGCCGTGCAGCAGCCGCTGCGGCACCCCGAGGGGGAGGAGCTCGGCCGGGCTGGCCTGCGCGTAGCGGTCCGGGACCTCCGCCGGGGACCCGCCGAGGAGCAGGGGGACCGCCGCGTTGCAGCTCCCCGGGGCGGCGCCGTACGCGCGCAGGTCCGTGATCCCCGCCAGGGGCACCACGCCGCGCACGGGGAGCGGGTCGCCCGAGACGAGCGGGCTGGACGAGGGGACGTTGCGGCGGGCCGCGAGCCAGAGCGCCAGGTGCCCGCCCGCCGAGTGGCCCACGAGCACGACGCGGTCCAGGTCCAGCGGGTACCTCCGCGCCAGCTCGCGGAGGTGGTCCGTGCCCCGGGCCACGTCCTGGAAGGTCCCCGGCCACCCTCCGCCCGGGTCGCCGATCCGCCGGTACTCCAGCGTCCACACGGCGACCCCCGCCCGGGCGAGCGCCGCGCTGGCGCTGGCGACGTGGCGGACGTCGAACTGCGACCTCCAGCACCCCCCGTGGATGAAGACCGCCACCGGGTGCGGTCCCGGCCCCTCCGGGAGGCGCAGCTCGCCGAACTGCAGCGGGTCCGCGCCGTAGGCGATCCGGTGGTCGGGGGCGGGGACGGGGAGGGCCGCGACCTCGTCCCAGGTCACCGGCCCGCGCGCCGTGGGGGCCGGGTGCGCGCATGCCCCCACGCCCAGGGTGGCGCAGGCGGCCAGCGCCGCCACGCGGGTCCTGCCGAAATCATGTAGCATCATAGTCTCGCTCCCGTTCGCCTCCAATACGTCCACCGCGATCACGTCGTACGTCAGCCGTCCGCACGCGGCTCTCCGTCCTCCCACGGACGCCGTCTCAGGCTCCAGGCCTACCGGCGCCGCCTGCGCCAGCCCACGGCCGCCACGCCCAGGGCGCCGACCAGCATCATCCCCAGCCGCAGCCGGACCTGCGCCGGGGTCGGGTCGGGC is a window from the Longimicrobiaceae bacterium genome containing:
- a CDS encoding alpha/beta hydrolase; this translates as MGGRRAACGRLTYDVIAVDVLEANGSETMMLHDFGRTRVAALAACATLGVGACAHPAPTARGPVTWDEVAALPVPAPDHRIAYGADPLQFGELRLPEGPGPHPVAVFIHGGCWRSQFDVRHVASASAALARAGVAVWTLEYRRIGDPGGGWPGTFQDVARGTDHLRELARRYPLDLDRVVLVGHSAGGHLALWLAARRNVPSSSPLVSGDPLPVRGVVPLAGITDLRAYGAAPGSCNAAVPLLLGGSPAEVPDRYAQASPAELLPLGVPQRLLHGALDAIVPVEQSREFAERASARGDDARLVLVEGAGHFDLVAPFSPAWARVEEAVRSLLAPR